The Sphaerochaeta globosa str. Buddy region TAACGCAGACGGTGTGCCGATGTTTGTCATGGTGGATCAGTTCCGCCATGGCTCGGCTACCGTTACCCGCGAGTTTCCCGCCGGAGTGGTGGAAAAGGGTGAAGATCCCATGGATGCAGGCCTCAGGGAACTGAAGGAAGAGACGGGATTGGAGGGTGAGAGGGTGACTGCCTTAGGCAATGTCAGCCCCAACTCGGCTTTCATGAACAATCGTTCCTACTTCTATTTGGTTGAGGATGTGAAGCACACCAGTGGCCAGGAGCTCGATCCGAATGAGCAACTCGAGGTACTCTCCGTTCCTGTACAGACCGTAATCGAGCTGATGGGAACAGGTATCTATGACAACGGAATTATGATGATTGCCTTGGGTTACTTCCTGAGGGAAGCAAATAAGAGGCCTGAGTTGGTGACATCCACCAGTAAGGAGTGAGTACATGAAACAGAAACGAATCGCGGTGTTTGGTTTGTTGGTTGCGGTGGTATTGCTGCTTACTTCCTGCATGTCCAGCAAGGACTTGGTACGAACCATAGAGGTGTCGGCAACCGGGGAAGTAATGCTTACTCCCGATATTGCTTCGTTCTCCATTCAGGTAAGCGAACTTGGCAAGACTACCAGCGAAGCACAAGCCTTTGCCAATGAGAAAATGGCTCAGCTTCTTTCTATCATGCGAGAGAATGGTGTGGAGGAGAAAGATATCAAGACTACCATGCTCAACCTGAGGCCCAGCTACCAGTGGATCGAGGGCAAGCAATTTCTGGAGGGCCAAGTTGCCAGCCAGAGTCTTTCAGTGACGCTGCGCAATCTTGATAAGCTGGGAAGCATGATCGACCAGCTTGGAGAGGTGAGTGGCATATACCTGAACTCGGTTATGTTGGATAAAGAAGACAAGTCTATCGGTCTTGAACAGGCGCGTCAGCAGGCTGTCCAGAAGGCGTTGGCCAAGGCTGAGCTCTATGCCCAAGGTGCACAGATGCAGGTGGGGAAACCAATTACCATCAGTGAATACACCGCTGCCTCCAACCCGTACAATACCCGTATGAAGGTGGCGATGG contains the following coding sequences:
- a CDS encoding NUDIX hydrolase, with product MFDPFTHDEQKETSQLMWKSGKRELVFKGPIFDICTVQRTSNDGRCSTFIEVDCQKWVTIVPWFRNADGVPMFVMVDQFRHGSATVTREFPAGVVEKGEDPMDAGLRELKEETGLEGERVTALGNVSPNSAFMNNRSYFYLVEDVKHTSGQELDPNEQLEVLSVPVQTVIELMGTGIYDNGIMMIALGYFLREANKRPELVTSTSKE
- a CDS encoding SIMPL domain-containing protein; the encoded protein is MKQKRIAVFGLLVAVVLLLTSCMSSKDLVRTIEVSATGEVMLTPDIASFSIQVSELGKTTSEAQAFANEKMAQLLSIMRENGVEEKDIKTTMLNLRPSYQWIEGKQFLEGQVASQSLSVTLRNLDKLGSMIDQLGEVSGIYLNSVMLDKEDKSIGLEQARQQAVQKALAKAELYAQGAQMQVGKPITISEYTAASNPYNTRMKVAMASESAYDMATEIPAGTMTVTSTVSMVLEMY